The following proteins are co-located in the Bdellovibrionota bacterium genome:
- a CDS encoding transcriptional regulator, whose amino-acid sequence MKFPSEKKLKKIRKILEKAEGSLGLPPNATPIEKLRYDICKQFVVYKREHNLTSREFAKVLDIDESLLGKILRYRNERFTTDKLVQLLSKIHPKHSLILKVS is encoded by the coding sequence ATGAAATTTCCAAGTGAGAAAAAATTAAAAAAAATAAGAAAGATCCTTGAAAAAGCTGAGGGGTCATTGGGTCTTCCTCCAAACGCAACACCAATTGAAAAATTAAGATATGATATTTGTAAACAGTTTGTGGTTTATAAACGAGAGCATAACCTTACTAGTAGAGAGTTTGCAAAAGTACTAGACATTGATGAAAGTCTTTTGGGCAAAATTCTAAGATATCGTAATGAGCGGTTTACGACAGACAAACTCGTCCAGTTATTGTCTAAAATCCATCCAAAACACAGCCTTATATTAAAAGTATCTTAA
- a CDS encoding DUF2945 domain-containing protein — protein MTSQPDPKPFRKGSKVQWKWAGGIIEGVVEEIFKESITKTIKGKKITRHGSPEKPAYLVKSIAGNIALKLQTELSSRKIKTKLGSRSDNDYR, from the coding sequence ATGACATCACAGCCGGACCCTAAACCATTTCGCAAAGGATCAAAAGTCCAATGGAAATGGGCCGGCGGAATTATTGAAGGTGTTGTCGAAGAAATTTTTAAAGAATCTATTACGAAAACCATCAAAGGTAAAAAGATCACCAGACACGGATCACCAGAAAAGCCCGCCTACCTAGTAAAATCAATAGCGGGAAATATTGCTTTGAAATTACAAACGGAGCTTAGCTCTCGTAAAATTAAAACGAAGCTAGGTTCTCGTAGTGATAACGACTACCGCTAG
- the efp gene encoding elongation factor P encodes MIETSDFKKGTKLLIDGKPWVITDFQHVKPGKGNQFTRTKLKNMITGQNLEMTIKSGEKFEIPDVSGTSATFLYRDDQGFHFMNQSSFEQVTLFPDDLGDAKNYLIENLECNLLFFNGKPIGCDIPNMVVLTVVATDPGFKGNTATNTFKPATTETGYVAQVPLHISVGDKLKIDTRTGEYLSKAQ; translated from the coding sequence ATGATCGAAACAAGCGATTTTAAAAAAGGCACAAAGTTACTCATCGATGGCAAACCATGGGTAATCACTGATTTCCAACACGTAAAACCTGGAAAAGGAAACCAGTTCACAAGAACAAAATTAAAAAACATGATCACGGGTCAAAACCTAGAAATGACGATCAAGTCTGGTGAAAAATTTGAAATTCCAGATGTGTCTGGAACTTCTGCAACGTTCTTGTACAGAGACGATCAAGGTTTCCACTTTATGAACCAATCCTCTTTCGAACAAGTTACACTTTTCCCTGATGATCTTGGGGATGCTAAAAACTACTTAATTGAAAACCTCGAATGTAATCTTTTATTCTTTAACGGAAAACCAATCGGTTGCGATATCCCGAACATGGTGGTGTTGACGGTCGTAGCTACGGATCCTGGCTTTAAAGGAAACACGGCTACAAACACTTTTAAACCTGCAACTACAGAAACTGGTTACGTAGCGCAGGTTCCTCTACACATCAGTGTGGGCGATAAATTAAAAATCGACACAAGAACTGGTGAGTACTTATCTAAGGCTCAATAA
- a CDS encoding tetratricopeptide repeat protein: protein MSYDNINLEFIERYQKLFEKDPKSKVFAPLGEAYRKMGLIEEARSILESGVKLHPHFASGRVAYAKVLIDQKNFQGASEQLLVATDLSPENILAQKLLAECFIQLKKTKEALKAYKMVLFLNPNDAQAQMHTKKLESITADEYEEDVFEMKPLKADISLKNMQQNPAKIAANTSAGAYKSLQLERILSLTDAFIARLDFERAIETIESSENLIGTHRELEKRKEFIFARIEEHKEFIPETHDTSLADAASNHAAESQKIDLLKNLLHKIESRR from the coding sequence ATGAGCTATGACAATATCAATCTAGAATTTATCGAAAGGTATCAGAAACTTTTCGAAAAAGATCCCAAGTCCAAGGTGTTCGCACCTCTCGGAGAAGCTTATCGTAAAATGGGTCTTATCGAAGAAGCTCGATCGATTTTAGAAAGCGGAGTCAAACTTCATCCCCATTTTGCCAGTGGCCGCGTGGCCTATGCAAAGGTTCTGATCGACCAAAAGAATTTCCAAGGGGCCTCCGAACAGCTGTTAGTAGCCACAGATCTTTCTCCTGAAAATATCCTCGCGCAAAAACTATTGGCCGAATGCTTTATTCAGCTTAAAAAAACCAAGGAAGCTTTGAAAGCCTACAAAATGGTGCTTTTTCTGAATCCAAATGACGCGCAAGCCCAGATGCATACCAAGAAACTCGAAAGCATCACTGCCGACGAGTACGAAGAAGATGTTTTTGAAATGAAGCCTTTGAAAGCGGACATCTCACTCAAAAACATGCAGCAAAATCCAGCAAAAATTGCGGCCAATACTTCTGCTGGAGCCTATAAATCTCTTCAATTGGAAAGAATTTTATCTCTTACGGATGCTTTTATTGCACGTTTGGATTTTGAAAGGGCTATCGAAACCATTGAGTCTTCGGAGAATTTAATTGGAACTCACCGGGAGCTTGAAAAAAGGAAAGAGTTTATTTTTGCTAGGATTGAAGAACATAAGGAATTCATTCCTGAAACCCACGATACATCCCTCGCCGATGCAGCTTCAAATCATGCCGCTGAGTCTCAAAAAATTGACTTACTTAAGAATCTACTCCACAAAATAGAATCTCGACGATAA
- the ruvC gene encoding crossover junction endodeoxyribonuclease RuvC: protein MIIIGLDPGSLFTGFGVIEYDGRNVKYIDHGVIKNSSGVDFAIRLHKIGEELSRVFAKYKPAHVVVEKIFLGKNVDSAFKLGHVRGVAFYEAHKIKAQVKEYAAREVKKGITGYGAAEKEQVRFLVLNYLKLKENIQIDAADALALAIYHSQRADIEEKLSRNMKNIEL from the coding sequence TTGATCATCATCGGGTTAGATCCAGGAAGTCTTTTTACAGGTTTTGGTGTCATCGAATATGACGGCCGAAACGTAAAATATATAGATCACGGTGTAATCAAAAACTCTTCGGGAGTGGACTTTGCTATCCGCCTGCACAAGATTGGCGAAGAGCTTTCCCGCGTATTCGCAAAATACAAACCGGCGCATGTGGTGGTGGAAAAAATATTTTTGGGAAAGAATGTCGACAGTGCATTCAAACTTGGTCATGTTCGTGGCGTGGCTTTTTATGAGGCCCACAAAATCAAAGCGCAAGTGAAAGAGTACGCTGCTCGCGAAGTCAAAAAAGGCATTACAGGTTATGGAGCAGCAGAAAAAGAACAGGTGAGATTCCTTGTTCTCAATTACTTGAAACTCAAAGAAAATATTCAAATCGATGCGGCGGATGCCTTAGCTCTCGCAATTTATCATTCGCAGCGCGCAGACATTGAAGAAAAATTATCTCGAAACATGAAGAATATAGAGTTATAA
- the ruvA gene encoding Holliday junction branch migration protein RuvA encodes MIAYLKGTTIHLDLETAILDVQGVGYEVLCSTNTLDRLSLGSAAHLFIHTHVREDAFVLYGFATSNEKEMFHSLIKVNGVGPKLAVKILSGTSLDHFIEMIEDEDVAGLSKIPKVGKKTAEQLVLSLKGKLKIIEDVGSSSKRSVKGTSKEILSALVNLGFKESDVQKVVQELPNDTTFEEGVRKGLSSLSGSL; translated from the coding sequence ATGATTGCTTACTTAAAGGGCACGACAATTCATCTCGATCTAGAAACGGCCATCCTTGATGTTCAAGGAGTGGGTTACGAAGTTTTATGCTCTACCAATACTCTGGATCGTTTGTCTTTAGGGTCAGCGGCGCATCTTTTTATTCATACACATGTTAGAGAAGACGCTTTTGTGCTTTACGGTTTTGCGACTTCCAATGAAAAAGAAATGTTCCACTCCCTGATCAAAGTGAACGGCGTGGGGCCCAAGCTTGCCGTTAAGATTTTATCCGGAACTTCGCTTGATCACTTTATTGAAATGATTGAGGACGAAGATGTGGCGGGACTTTCAAAAATTCCAAAAGTAGGGAAGAAGACTGCCGAGCAGTTGGTGCTTTCGCTCAAAGGAAAATTAAAAATCATCGAGGACGTAGGATCTAGTTCAAAGAGATCTGTCAAAGGCACTTCAAAAGAAATTCTATCAGCACTGGTGAATTTAGGCTTCAAAGAATCCGATGTGCAAAAGGTAGTTCAAGAATTACCTAACGACACAACATTTGAAGAAGGCGTTCGCAAAGGCCTTTCATCGTTATCGGGGAGTTTATAA
- the ruvB gene encoding Holliday junction branch migration DNA helicase RuvB encodes MSERIVSSETLGASLGETKFEISLRPKSLGEFPGQKNVTDKLKVFVEAAMKRKEPLDHTLFYGPPGLGKTTLAYILGETLGVDVKTTSGPALDKKGDLAAILTSLQPNSILFIDEIHRLNRNVEEYLYSAMEDFYIDMVTGEGLGARSMKFQLAPFTLVGATTRIGLLDNPFRDRFGIIERLNFYNENDLVQILTRSAGLLNTEIVKEGTLEIARRARGTPRVANRLLRRVRDYAQIQNNGVIDEKIAKYALDQMEVDHRGLDEMDRRLLILMIEKFQGGPVGLDTLSAALNEERETIEEVYEPYLIQQGFLQKTPRGRVASPSAYEHLGLKAPKTLAQPNVQLDI; translated from the coding sequence ATGTCAGAGAGAATCGTATCTTCAGAAACCTTGGGTGCATCACTAGGCGAAACAAAATTTGAGATCAGTCTTCGTCCCAAATCTTTGGGCGAATTTCCTGGTCAAAAAAACGTAACAGACAAATTAAAAGTTTTCGTAGAAGCGGCGATGAAGCGTAAAGAACCTTTAGATCACACATTGTTCTATGGGCCTCCAGGTTTGGGTAAAACCACGCTGGCGTATATCTTAGGAGAAACTCTCGGAGTGGATGTTAAGACCACTTCTGGGCCGGCTCTAGACAAAAAAGGTGATCTGGCTGCGATTCTCACATCACTTCAACCCAATTCCATTTTGTTTATTGATGAAATTCATAGATTGAACAGAAACGTTGAAGAGTATCTTTACTCTGCGATGGAAGATTTTTATATCGACATGGTGACCGGCGAAGGCCTCGGCGCAAGATCGATGAAGTTTCAGTTGGCCCCATTCACATTGGTGGGAGCAACTACTCGTATTGGGTTGTTAGATAATCCTTTTAGAGATCGTTTTGGAATTATTGAAAGATTAAATTTCTATAACGAAAATGATCTCGTGCAAATTCTCACAAGGTCCGCAGGACTTTTAAATACTGAGATCGTAAAAGAAGGAACACTAGAAATCGCTAGACGTGCGCGCGGAACTCCGAGAGTAGCGAATAGACTTCTTCGCCGGGTGCGTGATTATGCGCAAATTCAAAACAACGGCGTGATCGATGAAAAGATCGCAAAGTATGCTTTAGACCAAATGGAAGTGGACCATAGAGGCTTGGATGAAATGGATAGAAGATTGCTTATCCTCATGATCGAAAAGTTCCAAGGCGGGCCGGTAGGGTTGGACACTTTATCAGCAGCTTTAAATGAAGAACGCGAAACGATCGAAGAGGTTTATGAGCCATACTTGATTCAGCAGGGTTTCTTGCAAAAAACGCCAAGAGGCCGTGTCGCATCGCCTTCAGCCTACGAACATTTGGGCCTAAAAGCTCCAAAGACTTTAGCTCAACCAAATGTTCAGCTTGATATTTAG
- a CDS encoding nucleoside 2-deoxyribosyltransferase yields MAEAGSCWFTGASAIYDSNGDHVFVRSDAVGKYELSFEVALLRSQEKEKNGGYTPTSDQGKANCARKCMELNRNSGTWVVWVIEEELESYKKKYENSPNIAVCCYERVCDEPVNHSEKPYVLLEYLAQQLSKTSAYDRFFIQDQDRAWARIANDEELLQILQYLFNKKLIKTRRSDVPVSALTAFNFHNVEWQMTVDGWAHISKQNISQNTNKVFIATQFKWTEGNSQDAIDAIKNACKDCGYDANVVSQAHTDNITNKIMSEIKDSKFVVAELTYNNRGVYFESGYARGLGKPVFHLIKSDHVDGDDKEGKRIHFDIQQIMYRQWDNYEQLREMLRDWIKVTAGVYGEK; encoded by the coding sequence ATGGCTGAAGCGGGGAGTTGTTGGTTTACTGGGGCAAGCGCTATATATGATTCAAACGGAGACCATGTCTTTGTTAGATCGGATGCAGTTGGTAAATATGAACTTTCATTTGAAGTTGCGCTGTTAAGATCACAAGAGAAAGAAAAAAATGGAGGGTATACTCCTACTTCAGATCAAGGTAAGGCAAATTGTGCTCGAAAATGCATGGAATTAAATAGAAATTCAGGAACCTGGGTTGTTTGGGTAATAGAAGAGGAATTAGAAAGTTATAAAAAGAAATATGAAAACAGTCCAAATATCGCTGTTTGTTGTTATGAGAGAGTCTGTGATGAACCAGTCAATCATTCAGAAAAGCCATACGTTCTTTTGGAATATCTTGCTCAACAGTTATCAAAGACAAGTGCATACGATCGTTTTTTTATACAAGATCAAGATAGAGCTTGGGCTCGAATTGCAAATGATGAGGAGCTGTTGCAGATACTCCAGTATTTATTTAATAAGAAACTTATTAAAACTAGACGCTCGGATGTGCCGGTTTCAGCTTTAACAGCCTTTAACTTTCATAATGTTGAGTGGCAAATGACGGTTGATGGTTGGGCGCATATTTCTAAGCAAAATATTTCTCAGAATACAAATAAGGTTTTTATTGCAACTCAATTTAAATGGACTGAGGGAAATTCTCAAGATGCCATTGATGCAATTAAGAATGCCTGTAAGGATTGTGGTTACGATGCAAATGTAGTTAGTCAGGCTCACACTGACAATATCACAAATAAAATTATGTCTGAAATTAAAGATTCAAAGTTTGTTGTCGCAGAACTTACCTATAATAACAGAGGTGTGTATTTTGAGTCAGGGTACGCGCGGGGATTAGGAAAGCCTGTTTTTCATCTTATTAAAAGTGATCATGTTGATGGAGATGATAAAGAAGGGAAGCGTATTCATTTTGATATACAGCAAATTATGTATAGACAGTGGGACAACTATGAGCAGCTAAGAGAAATGCTAAGAGATTGGATAAAGGTAACAGCAGGAGTTTATGGTGAAAAATGA